A genome region from Anolis carolinensis isolate JA03-04 chromosome 6, rAnoCar3.1.pri, whole genome shotgun sequence includes the following:
- the dhx30 gene encoding ATP-dependent RNA helicase DHX30 isoform X7 codes for MAAKRKTKTKKTTSILQTGDGFSLEMTDDTTALRALSQFPLPKNLLAQVIQIATSSSTVKEYMQFRTVGTKTKICKLTLRWPCPMTFAAKGRRKVEAENKAAALACQKLKSLGLVDKNNNPLSHAMYNMTSLRELGENQRKPCHIKVPEATLRKIENYLNHFPVDTRESRPRLADDMMNLSKESGSLSDAITGKTYLPMSDSEEVRLSQSLLALWKRRGSSWQESHTLPVDSHRDTILSAVEQNPVVVIAGDTGCGKTTRIPQLMLENYILDGRGAQCNMIITQPRRISAISVAQRVAQELGSNMRKNVGYQVRLESKPPARGGALLFCTVGILLRKLQGNPRLEGVSHVIVDEVHERDVNTDFLLILLKGVQKQNPNLRLVLMSATGDNQRFSQYFGDCPVVKVPGFMYPVKEYYLEEIMNMLGRHRHRHYEIKQSDEECVLDLELITDLILQIDAHGEPGGILCFLPGWQEIKGVQQRLLESLGSHNSRYLVLPVHSNIPMMDQQSIFPRPPPGVRKIVLATNIAETSITINDIVHVVDSGTHKEERYDLKTKVSCLETVWVSKSNVIQRRGRAGRCQSGFAYHLFPRSRLDRMPTFQVPEILRTPLENLVVQAKIHMPEKTAVEFLSKALDSPDIKAVDEAVILLQEIGVLDHREGLTTLGKRLAQISTDPRLAKAIVLASIYRCIHPLLVIVSCLTRDPFSSSLQNRTEVDKAKAILSRESGSDHLAFVRAVAGWEDVLRRRDSRARDNYLQDYLLYAPSLRFINGLVKQFSENLYEAYLVPTPSDCLLPSSVCNQYSEEEELVKGVLMAGLYPNLIQVRQGKVTRQGKFKPNSYTYRTKAGTVLLHKSTINREASKLYSRWLTYFMAVKSNGGVFVRDSSQVHPLAVLLMTDTDIHVRDDGWRATVSLVDSDLLVLEGDSYTIRLLRDFRVALSRMVEACLCYEMAAIPGDLHHQHSQLLDILVDLLKGPPGSFGA; via the exons ATGGctgcaaagagaaaaacaaaaaccaagaaGACTACTTCTATCTTGCAGACTGG AGATGGGTTTTCTCTTGAAATGACAGATGACACCACAGCCCTGCGAGCCCTGTCTCAGTTTCCCCTGCCCAAAAACCTCCTAGCTCAAGTGATCCAGATTGCCACTTCCTCATCCACAGTCAAG GAGTACATGCAGTTCCGGACGGTGGGCACCAAGACGAAGATCTGCAAGCTGACACTGCGCTGGCCCTGCCCCATGACCTTTGCTGCCAAGGGACGCCGCAAGGTGGAGGCGGAAAACAAAGCAGCCGCTCTGGCTTGCCAGAAGCTGAAG AGTCTTGGTTTGGTGGACAAGAACAACAACCCTCTCAGCCATGCCATGTACAACATGACTTCCCTCCGGGAACTGGGCGAGAACCAGAGGAAGCCCTGCCACATCAAAGTCCCTGAGGCGACGCTGCGCAAGATTGAGAACTACCTGAATCAC TTTCCTGTGGATACCCGAGAATCCCGGCCGCGGTTGGCGGACGACATGATGAACCTGAGCAAGGAGTCGGGCTCCCTGAGCGACGCCATCACAGGCAAGACCTACCTCCCCATGTCTGATTCGGAAGAGGTGCGCCTCAGCCAGAGCCTCCTGGCGCTCTGGAAGCGGCGGGGCTCCTCCTGGCAGGAGAGCCACACGCTCCCCGTGGACTCCCACCGAGACACTATCCTCTCCGCTGTGGAGCAGAACCCTGTGGTGGTGATTGCCGGGGACACGGGCTGCGGGAAGACCACCCGCATCCCCCAGCTTATGCTGGAGAACTACATTCTGGACGGGCGCGGGGCCCAGTGCAACATGATCATCACGCAGCCCCGGCGGATCAGCGCCATCTCCGTGGCCCAGCGGGTGGCCCAGGAGCTGGGCTCCAACATGCGGAAGAACGTGGGCTACCAGGTgcggctggagagcaagcccccCGCCCGGGGAGGGGCCCTGCTCTTCTGCACGGTGGGCATCCTCCTGCGCAAGCTGCAAGGCAACCCCCGGCTGGAGGGGGTCAGCCACGTGATTGTGGACGAGGTCCACGAGCGGGACGTCAACACCGACTTCCTGCTCATCCTGCTGAAGGGCGTCCAGAAGCAGAACCCCAACCTCCGGCTGGTGCTGATGAGCGCCACGGGGGACAACCAGCGCTTCTCTCAGTACTTTGGGGACTGCCCAGTGGTCAAGGTGCCGGGCTTCATGTACCCGGTCAAGGAGTACTACCTGGAGGAGATCATGAACATGCTGGGGCGCCACCGGCACCGGCACTACGAGATCAAG CAATCAGACGAGGAGTGTGTCCTCGACTTGGAGTTGATCACAGACCTTATCCTTCAGATTGATGCCCATGGGGAACCAG GCGGCATCCTTTGCTTCCTTCCTGGCTGGCAGGAGATCAAAGGGGTCCAGCAGCGTCTCTTGGAGTCTCTGGGATCTCACAACAGCCGCTACCTTGTCTTACCAG TTCATTCCAACATCCCCATGATGGACCAACAGAGCATCTTCCCACGACCACCGCCCGGGGTGCGGAAGATTGTCTTGGCCACCAACATAGCCGAGACTTCAATCACCATCAACGACATTGTTCACGTTGTGGACAGCGGGACCCATAAGGAGGAGCGCTATGACCTCAAGACCAAG GTTTCCTGCCTGGAGACGGTGTGGGTCTCCAAATCGAACGTCATCCAGAGGCGAGGGCGCGCTGGCCGCTGCCAGTCGGGCTTTGCCTACCACCTTTTCCCTCGCAGCCGCCTGGACAGGATGCCCACCTTCCAGGTGCCAGAAATCCTCCGCACTCCCCTGGAGAACCTGGTGGTCCAGGCCAAGATCCACATGCCGGAGAAGACG GCGGTGGAATTCCTCTCCAAAGCCCTTGACAGTCCGGACATCAAAGCCGTGGACGAAGCGGTGATCCTTTTGCAAGAGATTG GTGTGCTGGACCACAGAGAAGGCTTGACCACGCTGGGCAAACGCCTGGCCCAGATCTCCACGGACCCCCGGCTGGCCAAGGCCATCGTCCTGGCCTCCATCTACCGCTGCATCCACCCGCTCCTGGTCATCGTCTCCTGCCTCACCAGGGACCCCTTCAGCAGCAGCCTCCAGAACCGCACGGAGGTCGACAAG GCCAAGGCCATTCTGAGCCGAGAGAGTGGCAGTGACCACCTGGCCTTCGTCCGAGCCGTGGCCGGCTGGGAGGACGTGCTCCGCCGCAGGGACAGCCGTGCCCGAGACAACTACTTGCAGGATTATCTCCTCTATGCGCCCAGCCTGCGCTTTATTAATG GTCTGGTGAAGCAGTTCTCCGAAAACCTCTACGAGGCCTACCTGGTGCCCACCCCCTCCGACTGCCTCTTGCCGTCGTCCGTCTGCAACCAGTACAGCGAAGAGGAGGAGCTGGTGAAGGGCGTCCTGATGGCCGGGCTGTATCCCAACCTCATCCAG GTGAGACAAGGCAAAGTGACCAGGCAGGGCAAGTTCAAGCCCAACAGCTACACGTACCGGACCAAGGCTGGGACCGTTCTTCTGCACAAGTCAACCATCAACAG GGAAGCCTCGAAGCTCTACAGCCGCTGGCTGACCTACTTCATGGCGGTCAAGTCCAATGGAGGCGTCTTTGTGCGAGACTCATCCCAGGTGCACCCGCTGGCTGTGCTGCTCATGACGGACACAGACATCCATGTGCGGG ACGACGGCTGGCGCGCGACGGTCTCCCTGGTGGACAGCGACCTGCTGGTGCTGGAGGGGGACTCCTACACCATCCGGCTCCTGCGCGACTTCCGCGTGGCGCTCTCCCGGATGGTGGAGGCCTGCCTCTGCTACGAGATGGCGGCCATCCCCGGGGACCTGCACCACCAGCACAGCCAGCTCCTGGACATCCTTGTGGACCTTCTCAAAGGGCCGCCCGGCAGCTTCGGAGCCTAG